The following coding sequences lie in one Apium graveolens cultivar Ventura chromosome 1, ASM990537v1, whole genome shotgun sequence genomic window:
- the LOC141722108 gene encoding signal peptidase complex subunit 1-like produces MDWQGQKLAEQLMQMMLLAFAVVAFVTGYIFGSFEIVLLIYAGGLAVTALVTVPDWPWYNRHPLKWLDPSEVEKHPKPQSASTTTKRKASKK; encoded by the coding sequence ATGGATTGGCAAGGGCAAAAGTTAGCAGAGCAGCTAATGCAGATGATGCTGCTGGCATTTGCAGTGGTGGCATTTGTTACAGGCTATATCTTTGGCTCCTTTGAAATAGTTTTACTTATATATGCGGGGGGACTTGCTGTTACTGCTCTTGTCACAGTACCTGACTGGCCTTGGTATAATCGCCATCCTTTAAAATGGCTGGATCCCAGCGAGGTTGAAAAACATCCCAAGCCACAGTCTGCTAGTACTACTACGAAAAGAAAGGCATCTAAGAAGTAG